A stretch of the Mesorhizobium sp. Pch-S genome encodes the following:
- a CDS encoding winged helix-turn-helix domain-containing protein has protein sequence MKDGPDIARIASLVGDPARANMLTALMTGSALTASELALEGGVSLPTASSHLAKLIEGGLLTVASQGRHRYYGLAGPQVASMLEAIMGVAAGFGPKRARPGPREPAMREARVCYDHLAGEHAVRMMDTFLARDILVRDGQEIRFGPNGHSHFTAVGIDVGKLGPSRRPVCRDCLDWSVRRSHLAGQLGAAILDKILAEKWARREKDSRVVTFSPKGRQAFDKAFLEI, from the coding sequence ATGAAGGACGGACCGGACATCGCCCGTATCGCCAGCCTCGTTGGTGATCCAGCCCGCGCCAACATGCTGACGGCGCTGATGACAGGTTCCGCGCTGACGGCGAGTGAACTGGCGCTGGAGGGTGGCGTGAGCCTGCCGACGGCATCGTCGCACCTGGCCAAGCTGATCGAGGGCGGCTTGCTCACCGTCGCGTCCCAGGGCCGCCACCGTTACTACGGCCTGGCCGGACCTCAGGTGGCTTCCATGCTGGAAGCCATCATGGGGGTGGCGGCGGGTTTCGGGCCGAAGCGAGCGCGCCCCGGCCCGCGTGAACCCGCGATGCGCGAGGCCCGTGTCTGCTACGACCACCTCGCCGGAGAACACGCGGTGAGGATGATGGACACTTTTCTCGCCCGCGACATCCTTGTGCGCGACGGCCAGGAAATCCGCTTCGGCCCGAACGGTCATTCACATTTCACCGCCGTCGGCATCGATGTGGGGAAGCTCGGCCCTTCACGCAGACCAGTCTGCCGCGACTGCCTCGACTGGAGTGTGCGCCGCTCGCACCTGGCCGGGCAACTGGGCGCCGCGATCCTTGACAAGATCCTCGCCGAAAAATGGGCACGCCGTGAAAAGGACAGCCGCGTCGTCACCTTCTCGCCCAAGGGGCGTCAGGCTTTCGACAAGGCATTCCTGGAAATCTAG
- a CDS encoding HlyD family efflux transporter periplasmic adaptor subunit produces the protein MSFLCSLPLAAQLFSACGATAPLAVGYVEGDFVLLAPIEVAEVTTVSARRGDRVSPGQPVATLEKADAEIAVTQAKAALAQAQAQLADLQVGKRPEEIAVLEATLRSAKAQAADAARTLARTQDLLKRGVATQAQYDDAATQAEVADAAIGQATANLAVGNLPARPETIKAAENQVKQARTALDQAEWRLSKRTLVAPAAGRVDDIIRHAGDTAGPSAPVLSVLPDGAVKLTVYVPEASISAVKVGGELAVRCDGCPQDLKARISYVSPDPEFTPPVIYSLENRQKLVYLVEARPMGATGPLQPGQIVDVDLVSGE, from the coding sequence ATGAGCTTCCTGTGTTCCCTGCCACTGGCGGCACAGCTGTTTTCCGCCTGCGGTGCCACCGCACCGCTCGCAGTCGGTTATGTCGAGGGCGATTTCGTGCTGCTCGCGCCGATCGAGGTGGCGGAGGTGACGACGGTCTCCGCACGGCGCGGCGACCGTGTCAGTCCTGGCCAACCGGTGGCCACGCTGGAGAAAGCCGACGCCGAGATTGCCGTGACACAGGCCAAGGCGGCGCTGGCCCAGGCGCAGGCGCAACTGGCCGACCTCCAGGTCGGCAAACGCCCGGAAGAGATTGCCGTACTGGAGGCAACCTTGCGCTCCGCCAAGGCACAGGCCGCAGATGCCGCACGCACGCTTGCCCGCACGCAGGACCTGTTGAAGCGTGGGGTCGCTACCCAGGCGCAGTATGATGACGCCGCCACCCAGGCCGAAGTTGCGGACGCCGCGATCGGCCAGGCCACCGCGAATCTGGCCGTAGGCAACCTGCCGGCGCGACCCGAGACGATCAAGGCAGCCGAAAACCAGGTCAAACAGGCGAGAACCGCGCTCGACCAGGCCGAATGGCGGCTTTCCAAGCGTACGCTTGTCGCACCTGCGGCAGGCCGCGTCGATGACATCATCCGTCATGCCGGCGACACCGCCGGCCCCAGCGCGCCTGTGCTTTCGGTCCTGCCGGACGGCGCGGTGAAGCTCACCGTCTACGTGCCTGAAGCCAGCATCTCCGCAGTGAAGGTCGGCGGTGAGCTTGCGGTGCGCTGCGATGGCTGCCCGCAGGACCTCAAGGCCCGCATCAGCTACGTTTCCCCCGACCCCGAGTTCACGCCGCCGGTCATCTACTCGCTCGAGAACCGCCAGAAGCTGGTCTACCTCGTCGAGGCGCGACCGATGGGCGCCACCGGGCCGCTGCAGCCAGGGCAGATCGTGGATGTGGATCTGGTGAGTGGTGAGTAG
- the mbfA gene encoding iron exporter MbfA produces the protein MLSRVFGFGRRPFSSLSEQEILALAISSEEDDARIYRSYAEGLQESYPHSARMFEEMAAEEDKHRGMLIELHRKRFGEHIPLIRREHVKGYYERKPDWLVRPLGIEKVRHQAEEMEQQAQLFYIEAAKRTSDASTRKLLGDLAAAEQNHEDLAHRLEQKHVPGDVRDEEAATERRQFILTYVQPGLAGLMDGSVSTLAPIFAAAFATHDTWQTFLVGLSASIGAGISMGFTEAAHDDGKLSGRGSPLKRGLANGIMTSLGGLGHALPYLITNFWTATSVAAVVVFFELWAIAFIQNRYMETPFLRAAFQVVLGGALVFAAGVLIGNA, from the coding sequence ATGCTTTCGCGCGTTTTCGGCTTCGGCCGCCGTCCCTTTTCCTCGCTCTCCGAACAGGAAATCCTGGCGTTGGCCATCTCCTCCGAGGAGGACGACGCCCGCATCTACCGCTCCTACGCCGAAGGGCTGCAGGAGAGCTATCCGCATTCAGCCAGGATGTTCGAGGAGATGGCAGCGGAAGAGGACAAGCATCGCGGTATGCTGATCGAGCTGCATCGCAAGCGTTTCGGCGAGCACATCCCGCTCATCCGCCGCGAGCATGTGAAGGGTTATTACGAACGCAAGCCTGACTGGCTGGTGCGACCGCTCGGCATCGAAAAAGTCCGCCACCAGGCCGAGGAAATGGAGCAGCAGGCGCAACTTTTCTACATCGAGGCAGCCAAACGCACGTCGGACGCTTCCACCCGCAAACTGCTCGGCGATCTCGCCGCCGCAGAGCAGAACCACGAAGACCTCGCCCACAGGCTCGAACAGAAACATGTTCCCGGCGACGTGCGCGACGAGGAAGCCGCGACCGAGCGACGGCAATTCATCCTCACTTACGTGCAGCCCGGCCTGGCAGGGCTGATGGACGGTTCGGTGTCGACGCTGGCGCCGATCTTCGCTGCGGCCTTTGCCACACACGATACCTGGCAGACCTTTCTTGTCGGCCTCTCGGCCTCGATCGGCGCCGGCATCTCGATGGGTTTCACCGAGGCTGCGCATGACGACGGCAAGCTGTCCGGGCGCGGTTCGCCGCTGAAACGCGGCCTTGCCAACGGCATCATGACGTCGCTCGGCGGACTCGGCCACGCCTTGCCTTATCTCATCACGAATTTCTGGACTGCAACTTCCGTTGCTGCGGTGGTCGTGTTCTTCGAACTGTGGGCAATCGCCTTCATCCAGAACCGCTACATGGAAACACCGTTCCTGCGCGCTGCGTTCCAGGTCGTGCTTGGCGGTGCATTGGTGTTCGCGGCGGGCGTGCTGATCGGCAACGCCTGA
- a CDS encoding alpha/beta fold hydrolase, translated as MTSDRVTMLDGRAGEPRLLVRRAASSGPSVIYVHGATFPSALSVAYRFHGHSWMDDLHRRGFDVWAFDFAGYGGSDRPAYFSRSPAGGLPGGRAPLASRQLARVVAHVLATTGRSQVSLVAHSWGTLVAGLYASAHQERLDRLVLFGPIARREAPGQATASVPGWRLVSIADQLSRFVEDVPPGHPPVLIEPELASWGPAYLATDPASTSRTPPAVQIPGGPVADIASAWAGRMAYDPGRIKVPTLIVRGAWDGVSNDADAAWLMARLGSRIKLDRKLPKGTHLMHLETGRVALFETAGRFLAGETNP; from the coding sequence GTGACATCGGATCGGGTCACCATGCTCGATGGACGCGCCGGTGAGCCTCGATTGCTGGTCAGGCGTGCTGCCTCGTCGGGACCGAGCGTCATCTATGTCCATGGTGCGACGTTTCCTTCAGCGCTGTCGGTCGCATACCGGTTTCACGGCCATTCCTGGATGGACGATCTGCATCGGCGTGGTTTTGACGTATGGGCGTTCGATTTTGCCGGCTATGGCGGGTCCGACCGTCCGGCCTATTTTTCACGCTCGCCGGCTGGCGGGCTGCCGGGAGGCCGCGCGCCGTTAGCCAGCCGGCAACTGGCCCGTGTCGTTGCGCATGTCCTGGCAACCACCGGCAGGTCGCAGGTTTCGTTGGTCGCCCATTCCTGGGGCACTCTTGTCGCAGGGCTCTATGCTTCGGCGCATCAGGAAAGGCTGGATCGTCTGGTCCTGTTCGGGCCTATCGCCCGTCGGGAGGCTCCAGGCCAGGCGACAGCCAGTGTCCCGGGCTGGCGGCTGGTGTCCATAGCCGATCAATTGTCGCGTTTCGTTGAAGACGTGCCACCGGGGCATCCGCCGGTTCTGATCGAGCCGGAACTTGCGTCATGGGGGCCGGCATACCTTGCCACCGATCCGGCGAGTACTTCGCGCACACCACCTGCCGTCCAGATACCGGGTGGCCCCGTGGCTGACATCGCATCCGCCTGGGCCGGTCGGATGGCCTATGATCCTGGACGGATCAAAGTGCCGACGCTGATCGTGCGCGGTGCCTGGGACGGCGTTTCGAACGATGCGGATGCCGCCTGGCTGATGGCGCGCCTGGGCAGCCGCATCAAACTCGATCGCAAACTGCCGAAGGGCACCCATCTGATGCACCTCGAAACCGGCCGTGTGGCACTGTTTGAGACGGCTGGTCGCTTCCTTGCAGGAGAAACGAACCCATGA
- a CDS encoding ABC transporter permease produces the protein MSNLFSFARLGALLTKEFIQMRRDRVTFAMMLGVPLMLLILFGFAINNDPKRLPAALLAMSNDPYTRAMVSALENTNYYRFDYIARTEAEADFLLARGDVSFVVTIPADFGKRVERGDRPQILVEADATDPASASGAISTLGTVASQALLRARGMEAAAAEDAASQLEVITHRLYNPEGVSQYNIVPGLLGVILQMTMVMMTAMALTRESERGTMENLLAMPASPVEIMLGKVLPYACVGAVQVVVVLFAAKLLFHVPFVGGLGLLLSSILVFVLGLVLLGYTISTVSRTQMQAMQLTFFFFLPSILLSGFMFPYRGMPGWAQTLGEIFPLTHFLRIVRAVMLKGAEFPAIAGEIGWLIFFVALFAGLALMRFRRTLD, from the coding sequence GTGAGCAACCTGTTCTCTTTCGCCAGGCTCGGCGCACTGCTGACCAAGGAATTCATCCAGATGCGGCGCGACCGCGTCACGTTCGCGATGATGCTGGGCGTGCCGCTGATGCTGCTCATCCTGTTCGGCTTTGCCATCAACAACGATCCCAAGCGGCTGCCGGCGGCGCTGCTGGCGATGAGCAACGACCCGTACACGCGCGCCATGGTCTCCGCGCTTGAAAACACCAACTACTACCGCTTCGACTACATCGCCCGCACGGAGGCCGAGGCGGATTTCCTGCTGGCACGCGGCGACGTGTCGTTCGTGGTCACCATCCCGGCCGATTTCGGCAAGCGCGTCGAACGCGGCGACCGGCCGCAGATCCTTGTCGAGGCCGACGCGACCGACCCGGCATCGGCAAGCGGCGCCATCTCCACCCTCGGCACCGTTGCGTCGCAGGCCCTGTTGCGTGCCCGTGGCATGGAGGCAGCCGCTGCAGAGGATGCGGCAAGCCAGCTCGAAGTCATCACTCATCGTCTCTACAATCCGGAAGGCGTCTCGCAATACAACATCGTCCCCGGCCTGCTCGGGGTCATCCTGCAGATGACCATGGTGATGATGACGGCGATGGCGCTGACCCGTGAGAGCGAGCGCGGCACGATGGAGAACCTGCTCGCCATGCCGGCGAGCCCGGTCGAAATCATGCTGGGCAAGGTCCTGCCCTATGCCTGTGTCGGCGCGGTGCAGGTGGTGGTGGTGCTGTTTGCGGCCAAGCTGCTGTTCCACGTCCCCTTTGTGGGCGGCCTCGGACTGCTCCTGTCGTCGATCCTCGTCTTCGTGCTCGGGCTGGTGCTGCTCGGCTACACGATCTCGACCGTGTCGCGCACGCAGATGCAGGCCATGCAGCTCACCTTCTTCTTCTTCCTGCCGTCGATCCTGTTGTCCGGTTTCATGTTCCCCTATCGCGGCATGCCCGGATGGGCGCAGACCCTCGGCGAGATCTTCCCGCTCACGCATTTCCTGCGCATCGTGCGTGCCGTCATGCTGAAGGGCGCGGAATTTCCCGCCATCGCCGGCGAAATCGGCTGGCTGATCTTCTTCGTTGCGCTGTTTGCGGGGCTGGCGTTGATGCGTTTCCGCCGCACGCTCGATTAG
- a CDS encoding LysR family transcriptional regulator produces the protein MNIHDLEAFVAVVETGSIVGASARLNLTQPGVTRRIQNLEERLNTTLLDRQSKPFKPTAAGREAYEHGRRVLRSLDDLKAGVSPVGDIEGEFRLGIMPYLSDAALAFPVERLRTDFPKLTLRITSGWSPRLVDQVLRSELDAAALCLAEGLQPPDELFSEDLGIQSVVLVVAKDLRLPKPTSLEDLSKFPWVMNETGCGFRTFIRRQFEAARLPFNVGVEALSADLRLSLVARGHGIGIITPAALTGSPWHDRVEIIEVQDFRPQVRAWMLHRPPAGRLTRPIAVFRDALLEGLQTPSPFTS, from the coding sequence ATGAATATTCATGATCTCGAGGCTTTTGTCGCCGTTGTCGAGACCGGCTCCATCGTCGGCGCATCGGCACGGCTGAACCTGACGCAACCCGGGGTGACGCGGCGTATCCAGAACCTGGAAGAGAGGCTGAACACGACGCTGCTCGACCGCCAGTCGAAGCCATTCAAACCGACCGCCGCGGGGCGGGAGGCTTATGAACACGGCCGCCGCGTGCTGCGTTCGCTGGACGATCTGAAGGCCGGCGTTTCCCCGGTCGGCGATATCGAGGGGGAGTTCAGGCTCGGCATCATGCCTTATCTCTCGGATGCCGCGCTGGCTTTTCCGGTGGAGCGGTTGCGAACCGATTTCCCGAAACTGACGCTGCGCATCACTTCCGGCTGGTCGCCGCGGCTGGTGGATCAGGTCCTGCGCAGTGAGCTGGACGCGGCGGCACTCTGCCTTGCCGAGGGATTGCAGCCGCCCGACGAACTCTTCAGCGAGGATCTCGGCATACAATCAGTGGTGCTGGTCGTTGCGAAAGATCTTCGGCTGCCGAAGCCGACAAGCCTGGAAGACCTGTCGAAATTCCCCTGGGTGATGAACGAAACCGGATGCGGTTTTCGCACCTTCATCCGCCGCCAGTTCGAAGCCGCGCGCCTGCCATTCAATGTCGGCGTGGAAGCCTTGAGCGCTGATCTGCGCCTGTCGCTGGTCGCACGCGGCCATGGCATCGGCATCATAACTCCGGCTGCGCTGACAGGAAGCCCCTGGCACGACCGGGTCGAAATCATCGAGGTCCAGGATTTTCGTCCGCAGGTGCGGGCATGGATGCTGCATCGCCCGCCCGCCGGCCGTCTCACCCGCCCCATTGCGGTCTTTCGCGACGCGCTGCTCGAGGGGCTGCAAACTCCTTCTCCATTCACCTCATAG
- a CDS encoding threonine/serine dehydratase, translating into MTALLPAIADVRNAAERLAGLIVTTPLIESPMLNERFGGRILFKPETLQRTGSFKFRGAYNKISSLSEDERRGGVVAFSSGNHAQGVAAAAAMFGLKSVIAMPSDAPETKVANVQRMGAEVVRFDRFRDDRMAVVRPWVEQGMALVPPFDDPAIIAGQGTIGLELVAQATALGVTLDAVVMPCGGGGLSSGISIAVKDASPQTAVWVAEPEYFDDTRRSLEAGARVGNDPGHDSICDAILTHEPGAITFEINRRNLAGSIAVSDKATAAAMRDAMAYLKLVVEPGGCVGLAALSSGEIDLAGKCVAVVLSGGNVDFGTYAKILAAA; encoded by the coding sequence ATGACAGCTTTGCTTCCCGCGATCGCAGATGTCCGCAACGCCGCCGAACGCCTGGCAGGTTTGATCGTGACAACACCGTTGATCGAGTCTCCCATGCTCAACGAGCGTTTCGGTGGCCGTATCCTGTTCAAGCCTGAAACGCTGCAGCGTACCGGATCGTTCAAATTTCGTGGCGCCTACAATAAGATTTCCTCGCTGTCGGAGGACGAACGTCGCGGCGGGGTGGTTGCCTTCTCATCCGGCAACCATGCTCAGGGTGTCGCGGCTGCTGCGGCCATGTTCGGCCTGAAGAGCGTGATCGCCATGCCTTCGGATGCACCGGAAACCAAGGTCGCCAATGTGCAGCGCATGGGTGCCGAAGTGGTACGCTTCGACCGCTTCCGCGACGATCGCATGGCGGTGGTGCGGCCATGGGTGGAGCAGGGCATGGCGTTGGTGCCGCCCTTCGACGATCCTGCCATCATCGCCGGCCAGGGTACGATCGGACTGGAGCTCGTCGCTCAGGCGACTGCTCTTGGTGTGACCCTCGATGCGGTGGTCATGCCCTGTGGTGGCGGAGGCCTGTCGAGCGGCATTTCGATCGCGGTCAAGGATGCCTCGCCACAGACCGCGGTCTGGGTGGCGGAGCCCGAATATTTCGACGATACCCGCCGCTCGCTGGAGGCCGGCGCGCGCGTCGGCAATGACCCGGGCCATGACTCGATCTGCGACGCCATTCTCACCCATGAACCCGGAGCCATCACCTTCGAAATCAACCGCAGGAACCTTGCCGGATCCATCGCAGTGTCGGACAAGGCGACTGCCGCGGCGATGCGCGATGCCATGGCCTATCTCAAGCTGGTGGTGGAACCTGGCGGCTGCGTCGGTCTTGCCGCGCTGTCCTCCGGCGAGATCGATCTCGCCGGCAAATGCGTGGCGGTGGTGCTTTCTGGCGGTAATGTCGATTTCGGCACCTACGCCAAAATCCTCGCTGCAGCCTAG
- a CDS encoding antibiotic biosynthesis monooxygenase encodes MIAVIFEVTPAEGRREVYLGIAADLRPLLDGIDGFISIERFQSLTDPARVLSLSFWRDEDAVRQWRNSEDHRQAQKAGRAGVFSDYRLRIAHVVRDYGMFDRAEVPADSQRVHG; translated from the coding sequence ATGATCGCAGTCATCTTCGAAGTCACGCCCGCGGAGGGCAGGCGTGAGGTCTATCTCGGTATTGCCGCCGATCTGCGCCCGTTGCTCGATGGTATCGACGGTTTCATTTCCATCGAGCGCTTCCAGAGTTTGACCGATCCTGCACGCGTCCTGTCGCTCTCGTTCTGGCGCGACGAGGATGCGGTGAGACAATGGCGCAACAGCGAGGATCACCGTCAGGCCCAGAAGGCCGGCCGCGCCGGCGTCTTCTCGGACTACCGCCTGCGCATTGCCCATGTTGTCCGTGACTATGGCATGTTCGACCGTGCCGAAGTGCCGGCCGACAGCCAGCGCGTGCATGGCTGA
- a CDS encoding NIPSNAP family protein: MTITCFIRYEIDPFRKAAFEEYARNWGQAIPRCGADLIGYFAPHEGSVSTAYALYNIDSLAAYEAYRARLAVDPAGKANFEFARRENFIRKEDRIFLKLASAPHAALVKP, from the coding sequence ATGACCATCACCTGCTTCATCCGCTACGAAATAGACCCGTTCAGGAAGGCGGCGTTCGAGGAGTATGCCCGTAACTGGGGGCAGGCTATTCCACGTTGTGGCGCGGACCTGATCGGCTATTTCGCACCGCATGAGGGCTCGGTTTCCACCGCCTATGCACTTTACAACATCGATAGCCTTGCGGCCTATGAAGCCTATCGTGCCCGCCTTGCCGTCGATCCAGCCGGCAAAGCCAATTTCGAGTTCGCCCGGCGCGAGAACTTCATCCGCAAGGAGGACAGGATTTTTCTGAAACTGGCGTCCGCGCCGCATGCAGCTTTGGTGAAACCGTGA
- a CDS encoding ABC transporter ATP-binding protein, whose product MNAIDVRNLVKRFGDHTVVDHVSMNVAEGEIVGFLGPNGSGKTTTIRMMCGLLTPDEGEGTVLGYDLRTESLKIKNEVGYMTQKFSFYEDLTIGENLEFVARLYRLKPIEDHVARTLEELGLTSRRNQLAGTLSGGWKQRLALAACIMHKPRLLLLDEPTAGVDPKARREFWDEIHHLARGGLTVLVSTHYMDEAERCHRISYISYGKLLTTGTVAEVVENAGLTTFIVEGPRLDAVTAALEGRPGVDQVAPFGATLHVVGSDASALKHALADVEKAHPGVKVSPGETSLEDVFIQFMAGSKDNMA is encoded by the coding sequence ATGAACGCCATCGACGTCAGGAACCTCGTCAAACGCTTCGGCGATCACACCGTCGTCGACCACGTCTCGATGAATGTCGCCGAAGGTGAGATCGTCGGCTTCCTCGGCCCCAACGGCTCAGGCAAGACGACAACGATCCGCATGATGTGCGGGCTGCTGACGCCCGACGAAGGCGAAGGCACCGTGCTCGGCTATGACCTCAGGACCGAGAGCCTGAAGATCAAGAACGAAGTTGGCTACATGACGCAGAAGTTCTCGTTCTACGAGGACCTGACAATCGGTGAAAACCTGGAATTCGTTGCCCGCCTCTACCGCCTGAAGCCGATCGAGGATCATGTCGCAAGGACGCTGGAAGAGCTTGGCTTGACCAGCCGGCGCAACCAGCTTGCCGGCACGTTGTCCGGCGGTTGGAAACAGCGGCTGGCGCTGGCCGCCTGCATCATGCACAAGCCGCGCCTGCTGCTGCTGGACGAGCCGACCGCCGGCGTCGATCCCAAGGCCCGGCGCGAATTCTGGGACGAGATCCATCACCTCGCACGCGGCGGGCTGACCGTGCTGGTTTCGACCCACTACATGGACGAGGCCGAGCGCTGCCACCGCATCTCCTACATTTCCTATGGCAAGCTGCTGACCACCGGCACCGTGGCGGAGGTGGTGGAGAATGCGGGGCTCACCACCTTCATCGTCGAAGGTCCACGTCTCGACGCCGTAACGGCTGCGCTCGAAGGCCGGCCAGGCGTCGACCAAGTGGCACCGTTCGGCGCAACACTGCATGTCGTCGGTTCGGACGCCTCCGCGCTGAAACATGCATTGGCCGATGTCGAAAAAGCGCATCCCGGCGTCAAGGTGAGCCCCGGCGAAACCAGCCTGGAGGATGTCTTCATCCAGTTCATGGCCGGCTCGAAGGACAACATGGCGTGA
- a CDS encoding DUF1956 domain-containing protein, which produces MTKAALVRAALKLFGRQGYDGTSTREIAAAAKANIGSIAYHFGGKEGLRAAVADHIVETIQSIANQALGGMAEPDPAALTAETARLQLKATLQGMVAFIVAKPEAGEIVQFMLRELADPTPTLDRIYGGLFEPTHKRLCVIWERATGEPAESEGTRLAIFSLIGQAVYFRIGREPVLRRMGWTQIGEDEAGKIIATLHGNLDAMLSARQKQT; this is translated from the coding sequence ATGACGAAGGCAGCGCTTGTGCGCGCCGCGCTCAAGCTGTTTGGCCGGCAAGGATATGACGGCACCTCCACGCGCGAGATTGCCGCCGCCGCCAAGGCCAATATCGGCTCGATCGCCTATCATTTCGGTGGCAAGGAGGGTCTGCGCGCCGCTGTCGCCGACCACATCGTCGAGACGATCCAGTCAATCGCCAACCAGGCGCTGGGAGGCATGGCCGAACCGGACCCTGCGGCCCTGACAGCCGAAACTGCGCGTCTGCAATTGAAGGCGACGCTGCAAGGCATGGTTGCCTTCATCGTGGCCAAGCCCGAGGCCGGTGAGATCGTGCAGTTCATGCTGAGGGAGCTTGCCGATCCCACGCCGACGCTCGACCGCATTTACGGCGGCCTGTTCGAGCCAACGCACAAAAGACTTTGTGTCATCTGGGAGCGCGCCACGGGCGAGCCTGCCGAAAGCGAAGGCACAAGGCTCGCGATCTTCTCGCTGATCGGACAGGCCGTCTATTTCCGCATCGGGCGCGAGCCCGTGCTGCGCCGCATGGGCTGGACGCAGATCGGCGAAGATGAAGCCGGCAAGATCATCGCCACGCTGCACGGCAACCTCGATGCCATGCTCAGCGCGCGGCAGAAACAAACATGA
- a CDS encoding YciI family protein, which produces MQYMLLIHVDETAFARMTPEMQGVMSEPYMAYNAALAKAGAMVAGERLQPSNVSTTVKVRDGKTEVLDGPFATTKEQLGGFYLIEAADLDAALSWAARCPAASHGVVEVRPIWPTH; this is translated from the coding sequence GTGCAATACATGCTTCTGATCCATGTCGACGAAACGGCCTTCGCCAGGATGACACCCGAAATGCAGGGTGTGATGTCGGAGCCCTACATGGCCTACAACGCCGCACTCGCAAAAGCCGGTGCGATGGTCGCAGGCGAAAGACTGCAGCCATCCAATGTCTCGACGACGGTCAAGGTCCGCGACGGCAAGACTGAAGTGCTGGACGGCCCCTTCGCCACCACCAAGGAGCAGCTCGGCGGTTTCTACCTCATCGAGGCGGCTGATCTCGACGCCGCCCTGTCCTGGGCGGCGCGCTGCCCTGCCGCCAGCCACGGCGTCGTCGAAGTGCGCCCGATCTGGCCAACGCATTGA
- a CDS encoding SMI1/KNR4 family protein, giving the protein MELWRFVDAINQAGARAAAPADLQRFEETTGIFLPDDYCAFLMTCAGGRCVQKVSFDFPNGVWAGYVEDVGGLHKDSRYSLEHNRKFPPWPLHRDLVWIMNDHGGNPICFRFDDGNEGKLCLIDHELAPEDDDWTLEEASSKDWGYVLPLASSFTEFVRNLRRK; this is encoded by the coding sequence ATGGAACTCTGGCGCTTTGTCGACGCCATCAATCAGGCTGGAGCGCGCGCGGCAGCGCCTGCCGATCTGCAGCGGTTCGAGGAAACGACAGGGATCTTTCTCCCTGACGACTATTGCGCATTCCTCATGACCTGCGCCGGCGGCAGATGCGTGCAAAAAGTTTCATTCGATTTCCCCAATGGCGTGTGGGCCGGATATGTGGAGGACGTCGGCGGTCTGCATAAGGATTCGCGTTATTCGCTGGAGCACAATCGGAAATTTCCCCCCTGGCCTCTTCACAGGGATCTGGTGTGGATCATGAATGACCACGGCGGCAATCCGATCTGCTTCCGGTTCGATGACGGCAACGAGGGGAAGCTCTGCCTGATCGACCATGAACTCGCGCCGGAGGATGACGATTGGACCTTGGAGGAGGCCAGCTCCAAGGATTGGGGCTATGTGCTGCCTCTGGCGTCGTCGTTCACCGAGTTCGTCAGGAATCTCCGGCGCAAATAG